The Rhinoraja longicauda isolate Sanriku21f chromosome 25, sRhiLon1.1, whole genome shotgun sequence genome has a window encoding:
- the LOC144606097 gene encoding uncharacterized protein LOC144606097: MRLQLKFLTGDSLQLDVDPSIQVSVLKEKIHQATQVPRFQQRLMVQNGQQVELRDDSRLCDYNLPPDPTIMLLIRKEECMQIFLVNEKGKTTTYDVLPSESVREFRNKVQRQEGATPEQQRLVFGSMELQDGRLLSDYNIKTHSKIHLTFRLRGG; the protein is encoded by the coding sequence ATGAGACTCCAGTTGAAGTTTTTGACTGGCGACTCTTTGCAACTGGATGTCGACCCTTCCATCCAGGTGTCGGTTCTCAAGGAGAAAATACACCAAGCAACTCAGGTGCCTAGATTCCAACAGCGCCTGATGGTGCAAAACGGGCAGCAGGTGGAGCTTCGGGACGACAGCCGGCTGTGTGACTacaacctcccccccgaccccacaATCATGCTGCTGATCAGGAAGGAGGAATGCATGCAGATATTCCTCGTCAACGAAAAGGGGAAAACCACGACCTACGACGTGCTGCCTTCTGAGTCCGTGCGGGAGTTTAGAAATAAAGTACAACGGCAGGAAGGGGCCACGCCCGAACAACAGCGCCTGGTATTTGGGAGCATGGAACTGCAAGATGGCCGGTTGCTCTCCGATTACAACATCAAGACTCACTCCAAAATCCACCTCACGTTCCGTCTACGCGGTGGTTAA
- the LOC144606087 gene encoding 2'-5'-oligoadenylate synthase 1-like has translation MDNGETLYRTDARNLDDFIKINLEPSGFTVGMKEAVHRICQFLKNQCFMNQPNINVIRAVKGGSSGKGTALRNSSDADLVIFLSCFKSFKNQRDNRHNVLDEIQKMLEKCSKSLAYEIHDIKITISQSEIPPKSLSFILQSTKSSARVEFDVLPTYDALTPQHNYSAAHLELINFVNGNAIKDGEFSPCFTELQREFVKRQPPKVKDLIRLLKYWYKEHVKPRKSELRGGARLPAKYAVELMTIYAWEQGNHQERFDTAQGFRTVLDLICRYQDVCIYWTDYYDVKNPTLADFLTKKLHGNRALILDPADPTGNVASSDGWNVMQNEARKCLRMPCVNNVQAWDVQPVKTFKITVTSLVGKSLQLKANIYYKVSEVKRNIQQEWTIPVSQQRLTFNGTILDDGKTLLDFSIFFDATIQLLTLNTMDILVNYNGRNLTIQVSPNDKVSSLKNKIESLEHLQPSQYYLTFQSQPLEDEKTLKDYSIKQLSTIYVNLRLRGGNELQCSSAEGHSYTV, from the exons ATGGACAACGGCGAAACCCTGTACCGCACAGATGCGAGGAACCTGGACGACTTCATTAAAATAAACTTGGAGCCGAGCGGGTTTACTGTCGGCATGAAGGAAGCCGTGCACAGAATCTGCcagtttttaaagaaccaatgttTCATGAATCAACCCAACATTAATGTGATCAGAGCCGTGAAG GGTGGATCGTCAGGGAAAGGAACAGCTTTAAGAAATAGTTCAGATGCAGATCTTGTCATTTTCCTCAGTTGCTTCAAAAGTTTCAAGAATCAGAGAGACAACAGGCATAACGTTCTGGACgaaattcagaaaatgctggaaaagtgcTCCAAAAGTCTTGCATATGAGATTCATGATATCAAAATCACGATAAGTCAAAGCGAGATCCCACCCAAATCTTTGAGCTTCATATTGCAATCGACAAAGAGTTCAGCGAGGGTGGAATTTGATGTTCTGCCAACCTATGACGCATTAA CACCACAGCACAACTACAGTGCAGCGCATCTCGAATTAATCAATTTTGTAAATGGAAATGCGATCAAGGATGGAGAATTCTCCCCCTGCTTCACTGAACTTCAGAGAGAATTTGTGAAACGGCAACCGCCAAAAGTTAAAGACTTGATTCGCCTGCTGAAATATTGGTACAAGGAG CATGTCAAGCCACGGAAATCAGAGTTGAGAGGTGGAGCGCGACTCCCAGCAAAATATGCGGTGGAGCTAATGACCATCTATGCCTGGGAACAAGGTAATCATCAGGAGAGATTTGATACTGCCCAAGGGTTCCGTACGGTCCTGGACTTGATCTGCCGCTATCAGGATGTCTGCATCTACTGGACAGATTACTATGATGTCAAAAATCCAACCTTGGCCGACTTTTTAACCAAGAAGCTCCATGGCAATCG agCATTAATTCTTGACCCAGCCGATCCAACTGGAAACGTGGCTTCATCAGATGGTTGGAATGTGATGCAGAATGAAGCCAGGAAATGTCTAAGAATGCCTTGTGTCAATAACGTCCAAGCTTGGGATGTCCAG CCAGTGAAGACATTTAAAATCACTGTGACCAGCCTGGTTGGTAAATCGTTACAAttaaaggccaacatttattacaAGGTCTCTGAAGTCAAACGCAACATTCAGCAAGAATGGACCATTCCAGTCTCCCAGCAACGCCTGACATTCAATGGCACCATTTTGGATGATGGCAAAACCTTGTTGGATTTCAGCATCTTCTTTGATGCAACGATCCAGCTACTCACGCTAAACACAATGGATATATTGGTCAATTACAATGGGCGTAATCTGACAATTCAGGTTTCACCAAACGACAAGGtttcaagtttaaaaaataaaattgaatctCTGGAGCACCTCCAACCAAGTCAGTACTACTTGACCTTTCAATCTCAGCCACTTGAAGATGAAAAGACGCTGAAAGATTACAGCATTAAGCAGCTTTCTACCATCTATGTCAACCTGCGACTGCgtggtggcaatgaactccaatgTTCCAGTGCAGAGGGTCACAGTTACACAGTCTGA